One genomic segment of Ignavibacteriota bacterium includes these proteins:
- a CDS encoding M48 family metalloprotease — translation MIGGTGNSRSFGKSRLIIALVFIGFSLISFLSSKEYNPVTGEEQYIGMTPKQEIALGLQAAPQMIEQYGGLYPNQQYQDIVDRIGMSLVRNSKAAETEYQYEFHLLNDRQTVNAFALPGGQIFITAALFGRLETEAQLAGVLGHEIGHVVARHSAQQMAKSNLTQGILNGVLIASDPSGSSAQAAAYIAQLVNMKYGREDELESDKIGVNFMSNSGYDPTALIGVMKILEEASGGSSQAEFFSTHPNPSNRISQINTEINKLFPDGIPSGLVK, via the coding sequence ATGATTGGCGGAACTGGAAATTCAAGAAGTTTTGGAAAATCAAGATTAATTATTGCGTTAGTTTTCATCGGATTTTCACTTATTTCATTTCTTAGTTCAAAAGAATATAATCCCGTTACCGGCGAAGAACAATATATTGGAATGACACCAAAACAAGAAATTGCGTTAGGTTTACAAGCCGCTCCGCAAATGATTGAACAATATGGCGGACTTTATCCAAATCAGCAGTATCAAGATATTGTGGATAGAATTGGAATGAGTTTAGTAAGAAATTCCAAAGCTGCTGAAACTGAGTATCAATATGAATTTCATTTATTAAATGATAGACAAACCGTAAATGCTTTTGCGCTTCCGGGCGGACAAATTTTTATTACTGCCGCACTTTTTGGAAGATTGGAAACTGAAGCACAATTAGCTGGAGTTTTAGGACATGAAATCGGTCATGTTGTAGCGCGTCATTCTGCACAACAAATGGCAAAATCTAATTTAACTCAAGGAATTTTAAACGGAGTTTTAATTGCCAGCGATCCATCAGGCAGTTCTGCGCAAGCCGCTGCGTATATTGCACAATTAGTAAATATGAAATATGGTAGAGAAGATGAACTTGAATCCGATAAAATTGGAGTAAACTTTATGTCGAATTCCGGTTATGATCCAACGGCGTTAATTGGTGTTATGAAAATTCTTGAAGAAGCTTCTGGCGGCTCAAGTCAAGCTGAATTTTTTAGTACACATCCAAATCCATCAAATAGAATTTCACAAATTAATACTGAAATTAATAAATTATTTCCAGATGGGATTCCGTCAGGATTAGTTAAATAG